A single window of Ammospiza caudacuta isolate bAmmCau1 chromosome Z, bAmmCau1.pri, whole genome shotgun sequence DNA harbors:
- the NFIL3 gene encoding nuclear factor interleukin-3-regulated protein produces MQLRKMQTLKKEHGPVDTSGNVDKIMVLKSTLAEVSEELSTNEDILLTEASSGKSKSSACRRKREFIPDEKKDAMYWEKRRKNNEAAKRSREKRRLNDLVLENKLIALGEENATLKAELLSLKLKFGLISSAAYAQEIQKLSSSTTVYFQDYQSSKSNINSFVDEHEPSIVGSSCISVIKHSPQSSMSDVSETSTVEHTQPNRIQNNCRSPENKFQIIKQEPMELEREPRDDRGSYKASIYPNYMGATFNVYSHSPPLLQVNRSSSNSPRTSETDDGVVGKSSDGEDEQQVPKGPIHSPVEHKNVHATVKVPEVNSSALPHKLRIKAKAMQVKVEAMDNDYDATQKLSSPIDMSSKRHFELEKHGAQNLVHSSHTPFSVQVTNIQDWSLKPELWHQKELNVKIQSGCKTGVVEIKDNIYNVSESENLYLKQGIANLSAEVASLKRLITTQISASDSG; encoded by the coding sequence ATGCAGCTGAGAAAAATGCAGACCCTTAAAAAGGAGCACGGACCTGTTGACACAAGTGGCAATGTGGACAAAATCATGGTACTTAAGTCGACCTTAGCAGAAGTATCTGAAGAATTGTCTACAAATGAAGATATACTACTTACTGAAGCAAGtagtggaaagagcaaatcTTCAGCTTGCCGGAGAAAGCGAGAATTCATTCCAGATGAAAAGAAAGATGCTATGTATTGGGAGAAAAGGCGGAAAAATAATGAAGCTGCCAAAAGATCTCGTGAAAAGCGACGACTGAATGACCTTGTCTTAGAGAACAAACTAATTGCACTGGGAGAAGAGAATGCCACTTtgaaggcagagctgctttcaTTGAAGTTAAAGTTTGGTTTAATTAGTTCTGCGGCCTATGCCCAAGAGATACAGAAACTCAGTAGCTCAACAACTGTGTATTTTCAAGATTATCAGAGTTCCAAATCAAATATTAACTCATTTGTAGATGAACATGAACCATCTATAGTTGGTAGCAGTTGTATTTCTGTCATTAAACATTCTCCTCAAAGTTCAATGTCTGATGTATCTGAAACATCAACTGTAGAGCATACCCAACCAAATCGTATACAAAACAACTGTAGAAGTCCCGAAAATAAGTTCCAGATTATAAAGCAGGAGCCCATGGAATTAGAGAGAGAACCAAGAGATGACAGAGGTTCATATAAAGCATCCATATATCCAAACTACATGGGAGCTACCTTTAATGTGTACTCACATTCTCCTCCTCTCTTGCAAGTTAATAGGTCCTCCAGTAATTCCCCGAGAACGTCAGAAACTGATGATGGTGTAGTTGGAAAGTCATCTGATGGAGAAGATGAACAGCAGGTTCCTAAGGGTCCAATTCATTCCCCAGTTGAACATAAAAATGTTCATGCAACAGTTAAAGTTCCAGAAGTGAATTCTTCAGCTTTGCCTCACAAACTTCGAATCAAAGCCAAAGCCATGCAAGTTAAAGTGGAAGCAATGGATAATGACTATGATGCCACGCAGAAGTTGTCGTCACCCATTGACATGTCCTCAAAAAGACATTTTGAGCTTGAAAAACACGGTGCGCAAAACTTGGTGCATTCTTCTCACACTCCTTTCTCGGTTCAAGTGACTAATATCCAAGACTGGTCACTTAAACCAGAACTCTGGCATCAGAAGGAACTCAACGTTAAAATTCAGAGTGGTTGCAAAACTGGAGTTGTTGAAATAAAAGACAATATCTACAATGTCTCTGAGTCAGAGAATCTCTATTTGAAGCAGGGCATAGCAAACTTATCTGCAGAGGTTGCTTCACTTAAAAGACTTATAACTACACAAATCTCTGCATCAGACTCTGGTTAA